The following proteins come from a genomic window of Carassius auratus strain Wakin chromosome 18, ASM336829v1, whole genome shotgun sequence:
- the LOC113118658 gene encoding glutamine and serine-rich protein 1-like produces the protein MMERNYPSPSFTETGSAAAQSAGWAYKPSSSYGSTQLDSELLQRQTFASSHQPTFTTTTHHPTGVFDSNQHSTASSNTTESSVMNFLSGIESRSLQAGPAGSTLLPSFRSPSWQTGANSSTELYLTGALHPSGTFPTPSALTSYQHPSAFPSRSFTTTSASAVQDSTFSSSNGLLSPNDPLLQLKSPQYTVPTALAFGGTSLGAGLPPQSSTYRSAQESAPHLLQPQFSLLSASLGSTQQAPQPYGGPIFSGSIERALQRECSVIKHHQRPSSTQPVQEQLASGDQHSLQGYLHDESDVSYQQDPSPHTPLPCSPVGDPSPLNSTTQQKTASQAALQQTQAYVSSAPSPGFCSSSGVKVKDGSSKIVQHPSENTDTQAQASSPGMQPQSYSSPAQKQSSVIASQSQPYTSTQLPGLVSVSASHSYITCQSLLSNLSQTRAFSSSLPEKLPSIYKTFPSFASQSEAETSVSQSLIYSSSQPQDLPPAGNREGYETQVQTLCMGSPSQSYSSSHPQGLPTISFYTQGLVSASIPSQNYVSSQSLTPIPSFSPSRARSLSSTNPGQDYILMQSPPGFKTDSALLQQKYLSSVQSSSSSPATHTQALPNSQPSVELKPHQQDERMFLSSKEGSEELPLEDVQALQKGSMLTSSQTLSANEVGAQSSTKDDVYVVSKMEDRHNTQSVIRSNSRTEEQILTHLETSKELTTSANTPSDAKSNPLLMHSTHAPLSADQLKQHTLLLKGSSSQQQNLQGQIIRVQPTDPRHLSEDQTQFIRVPSAQFLLDPAHMIVLQQPVLTSGQNQTKQTMYMQSVPVQYLQMNSDTVNLTVNGRQNQQVVSHQVPNSTESSKQDPTQKDNFNQLNPHDAKQNFTLSSVCFPDSMLLADDRNILSNVDDILAATAAACGVTPQDFVKSTSSDANLSLVANPVVSKCNFQSAENRLDSFPSQHMIITNSQAMTIIGAQTTYSKDETEGHQVFTLSNSNNQPDMRNNSAQEISDKVANINEKNNVSPKGHFVNSSHGSVLNANGQVISNTTSSDFQLSGQEQSQPGNQNTEKTSNNISQTKGLNSFKTDDNPSGHPTDGLPKKRPRSKGSSKQSVEDENGQPKSQKKSTQVKRQNSRTSEASSTSTSDVSNESYQQQERMRQKLREVEEKQPEVKTGFLGSFLDFLKSGSRQNLSSPPIRSPNRTRKPSASKRPPNPLLIPFKPPPPSTPLISPDPQSVISTKRLDEELQRNLETLPSFSSDEDDSVGKNQDLQKSITSALSSLDEPSDKKQKLGDNTKQLQTSSTQPTDAKPQDQQAVVQKMSAEELLKDVPPDKLAVQLNSVAIEGLMDEELSDSGAEGMYRERDEFVVRNEDIERLEITLKAGVEPPAIWKVQKALLQKFVPELRDRKRVFFATNSYLGYFGDAKSMYRRVHVKFLDTVNKREYVRVCSRKPRCKPMHSVRGSQTKALLAQRFTAASVSDSPTPKTSQQRALSKPRHKQLKAKAEPPPKKRKKWKEEFTTSPSDSSPEAVSEDDEFTPPVPFASRFLNTRTMKETFKSFVELLISLALDADVMNALERENDELLLPHMKRVEGMITDNRRRLLPKLRMGQIFKNALDSFPELSVVTELKTDCETPVFKVRLSGRAYNRKTMKPSKSPCKLPLEYTVDQQKTKWFSLYHSLQHYKYHTYLMCMEEIRLLKSRGKDLGQEETVQTCMGNRTWVEGLFDRFGELLTQVQQACL, from the exons ATGATGGAGAGGAATTACCCGAGCCCCAGCTTCACAGAGACGGGCAGCGCGGCGGCGCAGAGCGCGGGCTGGGCCTACAAACCCAG TTCTAGTTATGGTTCTACACAGTTGGACTCTGAGCTCCTCCAACGGCAGACCTTTGCCTCTAGTCACCAGCCTACGTTTACCACCACCACCCACCATCCCACAG GAGTGTTTGACTCAAATCAGCACAGCACAGCCAGTAGCAACACTACTGAATCATCGGTCATGAATTTCCTCTCCGGTATTGAATCTAGAAGCCTTCAGGCTGGACCTGCTGGCTCGACTCTTCTCCCTTCATTTAGAAGTCCATCCTGGCAAACTG GTGCAAACTCTTCAACAGAACTATATCTCACCGGAGCCCTGCATCCTTCAGGAACGTTCCCGACGCCTTCTGCGCTCACATCCTACCAGCACCCTAGTGCCTTTCCTAGCAGAAGTTTCACCACTACATCAGCATCTGCAGTTCAGGACAGCACTTTCAGCTCTTCAAATGGTCTGCTATCCCCTAACGACCCTCTGCTGCAGCTCAAATCCCCCCAGTACACTGTGCCAACTGCACTTGCTTTTGGTGGTACGTCTCTAGGGGCTGGCTTGCCACCCCAGTCCTCCACCTATCGCTCAGCACAAGAGTCAGCCCCTCACCTCCTCCAGCCTCAGTTCAGCCTGCTGTCCGCATCCTTGGGCAGCACCCAGCAAGCCCCTCAGCCTTACGGTGGCCCGATTTTCTCAGGCTCCATTGAACGAGCACTTCAGCGTGAATGTAGTGTGATCAAGCACCACCAGCGGCCTTCTAGCACCCAGCCAGTTCAGGAGCAGCTGGCTAGCGGTGATCAGCACTCCTTACAGGGTTACCTGCATGACGAGAGTGATGTTTCATATCAACAGGACCCTTCCCCGCACACACCCTTACCCTGCAGTCCTGTGGGCGACCCTTCGCCCCTAAACAGcaccacacaacagaagacagcTTCTCAGGCAGCACTGCAGCAAACTCAGGCCTACGTTTCTTCGGCCCCCTCCCCTGGGTTTTGCAGCTCATCTGGAGTAAAGGTTAAAGACGGTTCTTCCAAAATAGTTCAACATCCCAGTGAGAACACAGACACTCAAGCCCAGGCAAGCTCTCCAGGCATGCAGCCGCAGAGCTACTCCTCCCCAGCCCAGAAACAAAGCTCAGTGATCGCTAGCCAGTCACAACCGTACACATCCACGCAGCTTCCAGGCCTGGTCTCCGTTAGTGCCTCGCACTCTTATATCACATGTCAAAGCCTGTTGAGCAACCTCAGCCAAACACGAGCCTTCTCGTCTAGCTTGCCTGAGAAGCTTCCTTCAATTTACAAGACTTTCCCATCATTTGCTAGTCAATCTGAAGCTGAGACATCTGTGAGCCAGTCTCTTATTTATTCCTCGAGTCAGCCACAGGATTTGCCGCCTGCAGGTAACAGGGAAGGGTATGAGACACAGGTGCAAACTCTTTGCATGGGAAGTCCTTCTCAAAGTTATTCTTCCAGCCACCCTCAGGGCCTGCCAACCATTAGTTTCTATACCCAGGGGCTGGTATCTGCAAGCATACCTTCGCAGAACTATGTGTCAAGTCAATCCCTGACCCCCATCCCTTCCTTCTCACCCAGTCGTGCCAGAAGTTTATCATCCACTAACCCAGGACAAGACTATATCTTAATGCAGTCTCCACCTGGTTTCAAGACAGACAGCGCTCTTTTACAGCAGAAGTACTTGTCATCTGTCCAGTCATCAAGCTCCTCCCCTGCCACTCACACCCAAGCCTTACCAAACAGCCAGCCCTCAGTCGAGTTAAAACCACATCAGCAAGATGAACGAATGTTTCTTTCCTCAAAAGAGGGCTCTGAAGAGCTTCCTCTTGAGGATGTGCAGGCATTACAGAAAGGCTCTATGTTGACCTCCTCTCAAACCCTTTCAGCCAATGAAGTCGGAGCACAGAGCAGCACAAAAGATGATGTTTATGTAGTTTCGAAAATGGAAGACAGGCACAACACCCAAAGTGTAATTCGTAGTAACTCCAGAACAGAGGAGCAGATCCTTACACATTTGGAAACCTCGAAGGAGCTCACTACCAGTGCCAATACTCCCTCCGACGCCAAGAGTAACCCTTTGTTGATGCACTCCACCCATGCACCCTTGAGTGCAGACCAGCTGAAACAGCACACTCTACTTCTGAAAGGCTCCAGTTCTCAGCAGCAGAACCTTCAGGGTCAGATTATCAGAGTTCAACCGACAGATCCCAGACACCTgtctgaggaccaaacacagttCATTAGAGTTCCCAGTGCCCAATTTCTCCTTGATCCCGCTCACATGATTGTTCTGCAACAGCCTGTACTCACCTCAGGCCAGAATCAGACCAAGCAGACTATGTACATGCAGTCCGTACCAGTCCAGTATCTCCAAATGAACAGCGACACTGTTAATTTGACAGTTAATGGGCGTCAGAACCAGCAAGTTGTCTCTCACCAAGTGCCCAACTCAACAGAGTCCAGTAAACAGGACCCAACACAAAAAGACAACTTCAACCAGTTAAATCCTCATGACGCAAAGCAGAACTTTACTCTCAGTTCTGTATGCTTTCCTGACTCGATGCTGTTGGCAGATGACAGGAACATCCTGTCAAATGTGGATGACATCCTTGCTGCTACCGCAGCCGCCTGTGGCGTCACACCACAGGACTTTGTCAAATCCACGTCATCGGATGCCAACTTGTCATTGGTAGCCAACCCTGTAGTTTCCAAGTGCAATTTTCAATCAGCTGAGAACAGACTCGATAGTTTCCCATCTCAGCATATGATAATCACTAATTCGCAAGCCATGACTATAATTGGTGCTCAAACGACATACTCCAAAGATGAAACGGAGGGACACCAAGTGTTTACGCTCTCAAACTCTAATAACCAACCTGACATGAGAAACAACTCTGCACAAGAAATATCTGACAAAGTAGCAAAcattaatgagaaaaataatGTCTCACCCAAAGGACATTTTGTAAACTCTAGCCATGGCTCTGTTTTGAATGCTAATGGACAAGTTATTAGTAATACGACCTCCTCTGACTTTCAGTTGTCTGGCCAGGAGCAAAGTCAGCCAGGAAATCAAAATACTGAAAAGACATCAAATAATATAAGCCAGACGAAGGGATTGAACAGCTTTAAAACCGATGATAATCCAAGTGGACATCCTACAGATGGCCTTCCAAAAAAACGACCCAGATCAAAGGGTTCTTCAAAGCAATCTGTTGAAGATGAAAATGGTCAACCCAAATCTCAGAAGAAAAGCACACAAGTTAAGCGTCAGAATTCACGCACCAGTGAGGCAAGTTCAACTTCCACCTCGGACGTCTCAAATGAAAGCTACCAGCAGCAGGAGAGAATGCGTCAGAAGTTACGAGAGGTTGAAGAAAAACAGCCAGAGGTTAAAACTGGATTCTTGGGCTCCTTCCTGGACTTTCTTAAATCTGGATCCAGACAAAACCTATCATCTCCACCGATACGGTCGCCCAATCGCACCAGAAAGCCTTCAGCCTCCAAGAGACCTCCTAATCCATTACTTATTCCTTTTAAACCTCCCCCTCCTTCAACCCCATTGATATCTCCAGATCCTCAAAGTGTCATTTCTACAAAACGACTTGATGAAGAGCTCCAGAGGAACCTGGAAACACTGCCGTCATTTTCCTCCGATGAAGACGATTCAGTGGGGAAAAACCAAGATCTTCAAAAGAGCATCACCTCTGCACTGTCATCTTTAGACGAGCCCTCAGACAAAAAGCAGAAGTTGG GTGACAATACAAAGCAACTTCAGACCTCCAGCACACAGCCTACTGATGCCAAGCCACAGGACCAACAGGCGGTTGTACAGAAGATGTCTGCGGAGGAGTTACTAAAGGATGTGCCTCCAGACAAGCTAGCTGTTCAACTGAACTCAGTTGCTATCGAGGGCCTGATGGATGAGGAGCTGTCAGATAGTGGAGCGGAGGGCATGTACCGGGAGCGTGACGAGTTTGTCGTAAGGAATGAGGATATTGAACGGCTGGAG aTCACATTGAAGGCAGGGGTCGAACCTCCAGCCATCTGGAAGGTGCAGAAAGCCCTGCTACAGAAGTTCGTACCGGAGCTCAGGGACAGGAAGCGAGTCTTCTTTGCCACCAACAGT TATTTGGGGTACTTTGGTGATGCTAAGTCCATGTACAGGAGAGTACATGTCAAATTTCTCGACACTGTCAACAAGCGGGAGTATGTTCGAGTCTGCAGCAGGAAACCACGATGCAAGCCCATGCATTCAGTGAG AGGATCTCAGACCAAAGCTCTTCTGGCCCAACGATTCACTGCGGCGTCTGTGTCGGACTCTCCCACGCCGAAAACATCACAACAGAGAGCTCTGTCCAAACCCAGACACAAGCAGCTCAAAGCCAAGGCTGAACCGCCgcctaaaaagagaaagaaatggaaaGAGGAGTTCACGACATCTCCCTCCGACTCCTCACCGGAGGCTGTGAGCGAGGATGACG AGTTTACGCCTCCGGTTCCGTTCGCCTCACGTTTCCTGAACACCAGAACGATGAAGGAGACCTTTAAGAGCTTCGTAGAGCTGCTGATCAGCTTAGCCCTGGACGCGGACGTCATGAACGCACTAGAGCGAGAGAACG ACGAGCTGCTGCTTCCTCACATGAAGAGGGTGGAGGGAATGATCACAGACAACAGGCGCAGGCTGCTGCCCAAACTGCGCATGGGTCAGATCTTCAAA AATGCATTAGACAGTTTCCCTGAGCTGTCCGTGGTGACCGAGCTGAAAACAGACTGTGAGACTCCCGTTTTTAAAGTGAGGTTAAGTGGGAGGGCTTACAACAGGAAAACCATGAAGCCCTCAAAATCACCCTGCAAACTTCCTCTG GAATACACAGTGGATCAGCAGAAAACAAAGTGGTTTTCCCTGTATCACTCTCTACAACACTACAAGTATCACACATATCTGATGTGTATGGAGGAG
- the LOC113118660 gene encoding transmembrane gamma-carboxyglutamic acid protein 4-like, which produces MLIFVLLLCHFTLCGHCVCVRKTLQTPDQDSKVFVVDQEANTFLGRRLLLNRFDFEILTPGNLERECYEEVCSYEEAREVFENIPDTDDFWKKYKKDQGESQSKVDVTALLVGIITAGVFIVIVGLLIWYFCQGRNKDYGFRGSFRRRSNRSNASVIIRRLEEVSLHPIPHTDTDASPDAHGLPSYEQAIAINGPHDAPPPPYPGSRPGSIRR; this is translated from the exons ATGCTGATATTTGTCCTCCTGTTGTGTCACTTCACTTTATgtggacactgtgtgtgtgttagaaaaaCCCTACAAACACCAGATCAAGACAGTAAAG TGTTTGTTGTGGACCAGGAGGCCAACACATTTTTAGGACGTCGCCTGTTGTTGAACCGCTTCGACTTTGAGATCCTGACCCCAGGTAATCTAGAACGAGAGTGCTACGAGGAGGTGTGCAGTTACGAGGAGGCTCGGGAAGTCTTTGAGAATATCCCTGATACA GATGACTTTTGGAAGAAATATAAAAAGG ATCAGGGTGAATCCCAATCAAAAGTTGATGTGACAGCACTGCTGGTGGGCATCATCACAGCTGGAgtctttattgttatagttggCCTCCTGATCTGGTACTTCTGCCAGGGGAGGAATAAAGACTATGGCTTCCGAGG TTCATTCCGACGTCGATCCAACCGAAGCAATGCCTCAGTGATCATCCGGAGACTGGAGGAGGTCTCTCTGCACCCTATTCCTCACACAGACACCGATGCCAGCCCAGATGCTCACGGTTTACCTTCTTATGAACAAGCCATCGCCATCAATGGACCACATGATGCCCCACCTCCGCCGTATCCTGG TTCCAGGCCAGGCAGCATCCGACGATAA